In the genome of Thermosphaera aggregans DSM 11486, one region contains:
- a CDS encoding ABC transporter ATP-binding protein — MGSQQLELILKDVTKTFPGGVVALQDVSMRLGGGEFVALLGENGAGKSTLMKILYGIYTPDKGSIILNDEVLSIRKPSDAIRKGIVMVSQSPQLIDKLTVAENLTLGLEYVKPLGGFSTASKMIKEYSLKVGVKIKPEDKVWSLTYTQKQLVEIVRALILGAKILILDEALTYLPIEERKKFYVFLQEFKRNGGAVVVITHKIPEALEVADRIVVLRRGRVSGELTRDEASLEKVRELMFAEAAKEITYERLPGSVKGEKPVIKVEDLWVQGDFGVHAVKGVSIEVKEGEVAGIAGVVGNGQRELLEALIGLRRIDKGRITIDGLDVTNKGIGQVRKMGIGFIPDLPLRFGVSQDNNIMENIAVLFHREKFVIDWVKIQELTRNIIKTFKILTPSEFYPVKILSGGNLMKVVVGRELNYSRRALVAYNPTRALDEITAVQVRRIIKAKAMNERIAVLFASEDLDEVYQLSDTIYVMNSGKIHGPFDPETTPKEEIEKLMVM; from the coding sequence GTGGGTTCTCAACAATTAGAGCTAATCCTGAAAGACGTGACGAAGACTTTTCCCGGAGGCGTTGTTGCCCTGCAAGACGTGTCAATGAGGCTGGGGGGTGGGGAGTTCGTGGCACTCTTAGGAGAGAACGGCGCTGGTAAGTCAACACTGATGAAAATCCTATATGGCATATACACTCCAGATAAGGGCTCCATAATACTTAACGATGAGGTTTTATCGATAAGGAAACCCTCAGACGCTATTAGGAAAGGCATTGTCATGGTCTCTCAGAGTCCGCAATTAATAGATAAATTAACAGTAGCAGAAAACCTTACACTCGGCCTCGAATACGTTAAGCCGTTGGGAGGATTTTCCACAGCGAGTAAGATGATAAAAGAATACAGTTTGAAAGTAGGCGTTAAGATAAAGCCCGAAGATAAGGTTTGGTCTCTCACATACACGCAGAAGCAACTTGTAGAGATCGTAAGGGCATTGATACTCGGTGCTAAAATACTGATCCTCGATGAAGCATTAACATACCTTCCAATAGAAGAACGTAAGAAATTCTACGTATTCCTTCAAGAATTTAAAAGAAATGGAGGGGCCGTAGTCGTTATAACACATAAAATACCGGAAGCACTTGAGGTGGCTGATAGAATTGTTGTCCTAAGAAGGGGCAGGGTCTCGGGAGAGCTAACTAGGGATGAAGCAAGCTTGGAAAAGGTGAGGGAGTTAATGTTCGCTGAAGCAGCCAAAGAGATAACGTACGAGAGGCTTCCCGGCTCAGTCAAGGGGGAGAAACCGGTTATAAAGGTCGAGGATTTATGGGTACAGGGAGACTTCGGCGTCCACGCAGTCAAAGGTGTAAGCATTGAAGTCAAGGAAGGCGAGGTCGCAGGGATAGCTGGAGTCGTGGGGAATGGTCAGAGAGAACTACTTGAGGCATTGATCGGTCTAAGAAGGATCGATAAAGGACGGATCACCATTGACGGTCTAGACGTCACGAACAAGGGGATTGGGCAGGTGCGAAAAATGGGAATAGGCTTCATCCCCGATCTTCCCCTGAGATTCGGGGTTTCACAAGACAACAACATTATGGAAAACATTGCAGTTTTATTCCATAGAGAGAAATTCGTTATCGACTGGGTTAAAATACAAGAATTAACACGGAACATTATTAAAACTTTCAAAATACTAACCCCTAGCGAGTTTTATCCCGTTAAAATACTATCAGGCGGCAATCTAATGAAAGTGGTTGTAGGGAGAGAATTGAATTATAGTAGGAGGGCGCTCGTAGCTTACAACCCTACTAGAGCACTTGACGAGATAACGGCAGTCCAGGTCAGAAGGATCATCAAGGCTAAAGCAATGAATGAAAGAATAGCTGTTTTATTCGCTAGCGAGGACCTGGACGAAGTTTATCAATTAAGCGATACTATTTACGTAATGAACAGCGGTAAAATACATGGTCCATTCGATCCTGAAACCACGCCGAAAGAAGAGATTGAAAAGTTAATGGTGATGTAG
- a CDS encoding BMP family ABC transporter substrate-binding protein, whose product MKTNILIGIFIVLIIISGAVGYIVGQQTGAPAQQYTPPQKIKAAWIYVGPIGDAGWTFMHDIGRRYVETIFKDWLETTYVESVTPDKVVSTVDDLVSKGYNVIFTTSFDFMDATIEAAKKYPNVMFFHCSGYRRAPNVGTYFADLYEVYYLNGLMAGALTQTGQIGYVAAYLIPEVVRHINAFAIGAKEVGDALGKNITVHVIEIGSWYDPTKARQAADTLKKQYNVDVLAFTEDSSAVIEYGEQNGVHVFSHYGPMAKYGPTYTVSGQIVRWEVIYADILVKIKAGVLTPYNLEKVDYWYLLSSGAVDLGGDIGDNGRPVLINPRYEPTLKGIMVTDKLTGERISVYDLVMRRYWQMRGAFAVIPFQFSSETHKYENTLSITMNWGGMIGEKPYPIASEYDPFTGPLTGYCLMDNPLSAWCSGKAKGATVNIPAGTRLGHDDLWNMDFFMSWVIKEG is encoded by the coding sequence GTGAAAACCAACATCCTAATAGGTATCTTCATCGTCCTCATCATAATATCTGGAGCCGTTGGGTATATTGTTGGGCAACAGACAGGAGCACCAGCCCAACAATATACGCCCCCACAGAAGATAAAGGCAGCATGGATATATGTGGGCCCTATTGGGGATGCTGGATGGACATTCATGCATGATATTGGGCGTAGATATGTTGAGACAATATTCAAAGACTGGCTTGAGACAACATATGTTGAAAGCGTGACCCCTGATAAAGTAGTTTCTACCGTGGATGATCTGGTCTCTAAAGGATACAATGTAATATTCACTACCTCCTTCGACTTCATGGATGCTACGATAGAGGCCGCTAAGAAATATCCTAATGTAATGTTCTTCCACTGCTCAGGCTATAGGAGGGCGCCTAACGTGGGAACATATTTCGCCGACCTTTATGAGGTCTACTATTTAAACGGCCTCATGGCTGGGGCTCTCACTCAGACAGGTCAAATAGGATATGTAGCAGCATACCTCATCCCTGAAGTAGTAAGGCATATTAACGCGTTCGCCATCGGCGCCAAAGAAGTGGGTGATGCCCTGGGCAAGAACATAACTGTCCACGTAATCGAAATTGGTTCATGGTATGATCCGACAAAGGCCAGACAAGCAGCCGACACGTTGAAAAAACAATACAACGTTGACGTGCTGGCCTTCACCGAGGATTCCAGCGCGGTTATAGAATATGGTGAGCAGAACGGAGTGCATGTTTTCAGCCACTACGGCCCCATGGCGAAATACGGTCCCACATATACGGTTAGCGGTCAGATTGTGAGATGGGAAGTTATCTACGCAGATATACTCGTGAAGATAAAAGCAGGCGTGCTCACACCATATAACTTAGAGAAAGTTGACTACTGGTACTTGCTGAGCTCCGGCGCAGTAGACTTGGGTGGAGACATCGGTGACAATGGTAGGCCAGTATTGATAAACCCGAGGTATGAGCCCACCCTCAAAGGTATAATGGTGACTGATAAGTTAACCGGGGAGAGAATCAGTGTATACGACCTGGTCATGAGGAGATACTGGCAGATGAGGGGAGCATTCGCAGTCATACCGTTCCAGTTCTCCAGCGAGACCCATAAGTATGAAAACACTTTGTCAATTACAATGAACTGGGGAGGAATGATAGGAGAGAAGCCATATCCGATTGCTTCAGAGTACGACCCGTTCACAGGACCGTTAACAGGATACTGTCTAATGGACAACCCGTTGTCTGCATGGTGTAGCGGCAAGGCTAAGGGCGCAACTGTTAATATTCCAGCAGGGACAAGACTGGGTCACGATGACCTATGGAACATGGACTTCTTCATGAGCTGGGTCATTAAGGAAGGTTAG
- a CDS encoding polyprenol monophosphomannose synthase — translation MSTKITIVLPTYNEAENLPLVIEELSKVMDKLSFEWEVIVVDDNSPDGTAEIARQLSSKYPVKVIVRPGRMGLNSAINLGMKNAKGDLIIVMDADLQHPPSTIPLLVQKSSECDLVIASRYVKGGKIIGFPLLRRITSIGAIILTRILVKKARSVKDPVSGFFLVKKNIARKWEPIEPFGYKALTEILAVSGEARVCEVPFEFKARMKGSSKLSFKIILAHVKTLAKLNPTGFTLLAVGCLGVVATLLYIIHQVVS, via the coding sequence TTGAGCACGAAAATTACAATCGTGCTACCAACTTACAACGAGGCTGAGAACCTCCCATTGGTTATCGAAGAACTGAGTAAGGTTATGGATAAGCTGAGCTTTGAATGGGAGGTCATCGTGGTTGATGACAACAGCCCGGATGGGACTGCCGAGATTGCGAGACAGCTTTCCTCGAAATACCCCGTTAAAGTCATAGTTAGGCCGGGGAGAATGGGGCTGAACTCGGCAATTAATCTCGGGATGAAAAACGCGAAGGGTGATTTAATCATAGTGATGGACGCTGACCTGCAACACCCTCCCTCGACTATTCCTCTACTAGTCCAGAAGTCGTCAGAGTGCGACCTGGTGATTGCTTCAAGATATGTGAAAGGTGGAAAAATCATTGGCTTCCCTTTGCTGAGAAGGATAACCTCTATCGGGGCCATAATACTAACGCGAATACTTGTCAAGAAGGCCAGAAGCGTTAAGGATCCTGTAAGTGGTTTCTTTCTCGTAAAAAAGAATATCGCGAGAAAATGGGAACCTATAGAGCCCTTCGGGTATAAAGCGTTGACAGAGATCCTTGCCGTTTCCGGCGAAGCCAGAGTTTGCGAAGTACCCTTTGAATTCAAGGCAAGGATGAAGGGTTCCTCTAAACTATCCTTTAAAATCATCCTAGCTCACGTCAAAACTTTGGCAAAGCTGAATCCAACTGGTTTCACCCTTCTAGCTGTGGGGTGCTTAGGAGTGGTCGCAACTCTCTTGTACATTATTCATCAAGTTGTCTCATAG
- the ileS gene encoding isoleucine--tRNA ligase: MNTNEWRLEGRYIPHSVENTVLKYWKDKNIYRLVKSRNSERTRKFNFIDGPPYTSGDIPHIGTAWNKSLKDAILRYKRMQGYKVYDQPGYDCHGLPIEVKVEQKLGVRFKKEIEEKIGIDRFIAECRRLALDNASAMTKWFIDLGVFMDWDNLYLTLKNEYIEAAWWLVKKADEQGLLDKDTRIVHWCPRCSTTLAEYEIEYKELEDPSIYVKLPVVGQDKTYLVIWTTTPWTLPANTFVMVHPEAYYVKIKVGDEIWVVAEERLKAFLDETGIKDYQLVERVKGSSLVGVRYTHPLKDLVSIQQELEQYHVVLPAPEFVTMYEGTGLVHSAPGHGFEDFTVAVRHGIRFIASPVDDEGRFTMEAGKYAGMFVRDANPVIIKDLRERNALIASSSIVHNYPVCWRCKTPVFLRATQQWVIKVSRLKDKLQQEVEKINWMPEWALDRMKNMLENLQDWVISRQRYWGTPLPIWTCPSGHRIVVESVEDIKARGGKLPSELHKPWIDEVVLKCPVCGLEMHRVPDVMDVWFDSGVCFYAAKGHPKKLSLDDIILDFIAEGHDQIRGWFFSLLRAGVLGFDLAPYKNVLVHGFMLDEQGREMHKSLGNYVGTDEAIAKAGRDPLRLWLLSNTTWEDAKFSWKSIEEVARDLSIAWNVFVFAKTYMVLDGFKPEQYTLEDLMDSLRLEDKWILSRTNTLIQKITHLLDNYEVHTAVRMLREFIVEDLSHWYIRLIRPRVWIEENTRDKLAAYTVLYYVLDRLVRMLSPFTPFITEYIYQAMFKEKYKEESVHLLEWPKPEESLINPELEEAMIVLKKIFEAAASARMKAGLKLRQPVKTLTVYVNDPRISEIVVKNQDIIKLIANVKTVETKPLSMLKEVTKYRVEPVYSVLGPRFKQRTRLVIAYIAENQDKIALDILGKKAHETVIEGEKIVIDESCVKITPYFIEGYSVVDTDWGSIAIDTRLSEEEVAEGLTRDLVRRIQVMRKMLNLPLDAKIRVVITTPPDKERIVLSKSDYIAGETRAVEVKVSANPSVLTELKGLVKEWDIDGETYNIGVEQV, translated from the coding sequence TTGAACACTAATGAGTGGCGGCTAGAAGGAAGATATATTCCACACAGCGTGGAGAACACTGTTTTAAAATATTGGAAAGACAAGAACATATATCGGCTCGTTAAGAGCAGGAACTCGGAAAGAACTCGAAAATTCAACTTCATCGATGGCCCGCCCTACACGTCAGGGGACATTCCTCACATAGGTACTGCTTGGAACAAGTCCCTGAAGGATGCGATACTTAGATATAAGCGCATGCAGGGATACAAGGTCTATGATCAGCCGGGTTACGACTGCCATGGCCTACCCATTGAGGTGAAGGTTGAGCAGAAATTGGGTGTTAGGTTTAAAAAAGAAATAGAGGAAAAAATAGGCATCGACAGGTTCATAGCTGAATGCCGCAGGCTAGCGTTAGATAATGCCTCGGCGATGACAAAGTGGTTTATTGACCTAGGCGTTTTCATGGATTGGGATAATCTCTACCTAACCTTGAAGAACGAGTATATTGAGGCGGCTTGGTGGCTTGTTAAAAAAGCCGATGAGCAAGGATTGTTGGATAAGGATACGAGAATAGTACATTGGTGTCCAAGATGCTCTACCACCCTTGCCGAGTATGAGATCGAGTATAAAGAGCTTGAAGACCCCAGCATTTATGTTAAACTACCAGTTGTCGGACAGGATAAAACATATCTCGTAATATGGACGACAACCCCGTGGACTCTGCCGGCAAACACGTTTGTAATGGTTCATCCTGAAGCATACTATGTTAAAATCAAGGTTGGCGATGAGATATGGGTGGTTGCCGAGGAGAGATTGAAGGCTTTCCTTGACGAGACAGGTATTAAAGACTATCAATTGGTTGAGAGGGTAAAGGGAAGCTCACTAGTTGGCGTCAGGTATACTCATCCATTGAAAGATCTTGTGTCGATACAGCAAGAACTGGAACAGTATCATGTGGTGTTGCCCGCACCCGAGTTCGTAACCATGTATGAGGGCACGGGGCTCGTTCACAGTGCTCCCGGACACGGCTTCGAAGACTTCACGGTAGCTGTCAGGCATGGCATTAGATTCATAGCGAGCCCGGTGGATGATGAAGGAAGGTTTACAATGGAGGCGGGCAAGTACGCTGGGATGTTTGTTAGGGATGCAAACCCGGTCATTATTAAAGACCTCAGAGAGAGGAACGCGCTAATTGCCAGTAGTTCGATCGTTCACAACTATCCTGTCTGCTGGCGGTGTAAGACACCGGTATTCCTTAGGGCAACCCAGCAGTGGGTGATTAAAGTATCAAGACTCAAGGATAAGCTTCAACAAGAAGTTGAAAAAATTAACTGGATGCCTGAATGGGCTCTCGATAGAATGAAAAACATGCTTGAAAACCTGCAGGACTGGGTTATTTCGAGACAAAGATACTGGGGTACTCCACTCCCCATATGGACATGCCCAAGTGGTCACAGAATAGTGGTGGAGAGCGTTGAAGATATCAAGGCTCGCGGCGGCAAGCTTCCGAGCGAGCTTCACAAGCCCTGGATAGATGAGGTTGTATTAAAATGCCCCGTGTGCGGCCTTGAAATGCACAGGGTCCCAGACGTGATGGATGTTTGGTTTGACAGCGGTGTTTGCTTTTACGCGGCTAAGGGGCATCCGAAGAAACTCTCCCTAGACGACATAATACTTGACTTTATTGCTGAGGGTCATGATCAAATCCGAGGATGGTTCTTCTCCCTCCTCAGGGCCGGGGTATTAGGCTTCGATCTCGCGCCGTATAAAAATGTCCTGGTCCACGGCTTCATGCTTGACGAGCAGGGAAGAGAAATGCATAAGAGTCTTGGTAATTACGTTGGAACAGACGAAGCCATTGCCAAAGCTGGGAGAGACCCTCTCAGACTATGGTTATTGTCAAATACTACGTGGGAGGATGCCAAGTTCTCTTGGAAAAGTATTGAAGAAGTGGCAAGGGATCTTTCAATAGCGTGGAACGTGTTCGTTTTCGCCAAGACATACATGGTTTTAGACGGGTTCAAACCTGAGCAGTACACTTTAGAGGATTTAATGGATTCTTTGAGATTAGAGGATAAATGGATATTGAGTAGAACCAATACTTTAATCCAGAAAATAACGCATCTATTAGATAATTACGAAGTCCATACAGCTGTGAGAATGCTTCGCGAATTCATTGTTGAAGACCTTAGCCACTGGTACATAAGGTTAATAAGGCCTAGAGTATGGATCGAGGAAAACACGAGAGATAAGCTGGCGGCTTATACGGTTCTCTACTACGTCCTAGATAGATTAGTGAGAATGCTCTCGCCCTTCACTCCCTTCATCACTGAATACATTTACCAAGCAATGTTCAAGGAGAAATACAAGGAAGAATCCGTTCACCTGCTAGAGTGGCCTAAACCTGAGGAATCCCTCATAAATCCAGAACTAGAGGAGGCAATGATTGTTTTGAAAAAGATTTTCGAAGCAGCAGCTTCTGCGAGAATGAAAGCTGGGTTGAAACTAAGGCAACCTGTTAAAACACTTACCGTCTACGTTAACGATCCCAGGATAAGCGAAATAGTTGTTAAAAACCAGGATATCATAAAGCTCATCGCCAATGTTAAAACCGTTGAAACCAAACCCTTATCAATGCTCAAGGAGGTCACCAAGTACAGAGTTGAGCCAGTTTACAGCGTGTTAGGGCCGAGATTCAAGCAGAGGACACGGCTCGTCATAGCCTATATTGCGGAAAACCAGGATAAGATAGCGTTAGATATCCTCGGCAAGAAAGCCCATGAGACAGTTATTGAAGGTGAAAAGATAGTGATTGACGAGTCGTGCGTCAAGATCACGCCTTATTTCATTGAAGGATACTCTGTCGTGGACACGGACTGGGGCAGTATCGCTATCGATACAAGGCTAAGCGAAGAAGAGGTAGCTGAGGGCTTGACCAGAGACCTTGTTAGAAGGATACAGGTGATGAGGAAAATGCTAAACCTCCCGCTTGACGCGAAGATCAGAGTCGTCATAACTACCCCTCCCGATAAGGAGCGGATAGTCCTCTCGAAGAGTGACTACATTGCGGGTGAAACCAGAGCTGTAGAAGTCAAGGTTTCCGCAAACCCTAGTGTCTTGACAGAGCTTAAGGGTTTGGTAAAAGAGTGGGATATTGATGGTGAAACCTACAACATAGGGGTTGAACAGGTTTGA
- a CDS encoding cytidine deaminase: MPDDQTLVSSAVKALRNSYAPYSNIHVAASVLGSNGKVYTGVNVENASYGLTICAERSAVVQMVSDGERKPVKIAIVTDLKNPIPPCGACRQFIAEFNPDVEIILYSVSSGKTVRTRLSELFPNPFTL, translated from the coding sequence ATGCCCGACGACCAGACACTGGTTTCCAGCGCGGTTAAAGCGCTGAGAAACAGTTATGCACCTTACAGTAACATCCACGTTGCAGCATCCGTACTGGGCTCTAATGGAAAGGTTTACACAGGAGTAAATGTTGAAAACGCTAGCTATGGCTTAACAATATGTGCTGAAAGATCCGCCGTAGTACAAATGGTTAGCGACGGTGAGAGAAAGCCCGTAAAAATAGCTATTGTGACAGACCTGAAAAACCCGATCCCTCCTTGCGGTGCATGTAGACAGTTTATTGCAGAGTTCAATCCAGACGTGGAAATAATTCTTTACAGCGTTTCATCAGGTAAGACGGTTAGGACAAGGCTTTCCGAGCTTTTCCCCAACCCTTTCACGCTTTAA
- a CDS encoding class I SAM-dependent methyltransferase: protein MNQRGMAETLNSVEKCWNICEKALVRTVEYFRKIPRYRKSGWRSIDVSKYLRGRVLDIGAGQAGYWRKNIPNDRLLILMDPAYDKNPQLGLKTGNLITVSGDGLNTPFIDKSVDVVISLAVLHHFPTRECRLLFLKEINRVLTDGGILLLSVWFPVEKPRGSEVCDGVMVSSSFGERFYHFYSIPELRDEVESAGFLIDKVEVVVENPRRPAETRNILMTAVKHKG from the coding sequence ATGAATCAAAGAGGCATGGCAGAGACGTTGAACTCTGTGGAGAAATGCTGGAATATTTGTGAGAAAGCACTTGTTCGCACGGTTGAATATTTTCGCAAAATCCCAAGATATAGAAAATCGGGATGGCGGAGCATTGACGTGAGCAAGTATTTGAGGGGAAGGGTTCTCGATATTGGCGCCGGACAAGCAGGATACTGGAGGAAGAATATTCCTAATGATAGATTGCTTATACTAATGGATCCCGCTTACGATAAAAACCCCCAATTAGGATTGAAAACCGGAAACTTAATAACCGTTAGCGGAGATGGCTTGAACACACCGTTCATTGACAAATCCGTTGACGTAGTGATATCTTTAGCGGTATTACATCACTTCCCAACCAGGGAGTGCAGGCTTTTGTTTCTAAAGGAGATCAATAGAGTGCTTACCGATGGAGGGATTCTCCTGCTCTCGGTTTGGTTCCCAGTGGAAAAACCCAGGGGGAGCGAGGTTTGTGATGGCGTGATGGTCTCGTCTAGTTTTGGCGAGAGATTCTATCATTTCTACTCGATACCAGAGCTCAGAGACGAAGTAGAGAGCGCTGGCTTTTTGATCGATAAGGTGGAAGTAGTAGTGGAAAACCCTAGGAGACCGGCTGAAACAAGAAATATTTTGATGACAGCGGTTAAACACAAAGGTTAA
- a CDS encoding threonine synthase: protein MFVKYLKCNRCGREYKLDSKPVLCENNDLGRLDVIYDYEKLERAFNVENLGKRPFNMWRYIEFLPVPSQKYVVSLGEGGTPLLKSTRLAEALGLRNLYLKDETRNPTGSFKDRAMSVSVSMAKFFGFKKAAIASSGNAAAALAAYGAKAGLDVFAFVPDFAGYGKIAQLLYYGAKVFKVRWTEAEDPTVKMMRLVVEKYGFYPSPSFGVYNPYQIEGPKTISMEIVEQLEWNTPDQVFVPTGAGSLLTGVYNGFRDFNAVGLINKYPKMVAVQPEGNYPLVRAWRERQDPLNIRPWEKPPETIATGLEDTFPWDGDAALKAMYATNGYGVVVSDEEIIQAMKLLASLEGIFAEPSGAAGLAGLVKAVNEGLVDKDETIVVLITGHGLKDPDVIRKTAGDAPLINPSLEELKKASENYYKVRI, encoded by the coding sequence ATGTTTGTAAAATACTTAAAGTGTAATAGATGTGGTAGAGAATACAAACTAGATTCTAAGCCAGTCCTATGTGAAAACAACGACCTCGGCCGGTTGGACGTGATATATGATTATGAGAAGTTGGAAAGAGCATTCAATGTTGAGAATCTAGGGAAAAGACCATTCAACATGTGGAGGTATATTGAGTTTCTACCCGTTCCCAGCCAAAAATATGTGGTGTCTCTCGGCGAAGGTGGCACCCCTCTCTTGAAATCAACTAGACTAGCGGAGGCCCTAGGGTTGAGAAATCTCTACCTTAAAGACGAGACGAGAAATCCCACAGGAAGCTTTAAGGATAGGGCAATGAGCGTTTCAGTCTCAATGGCGAAGTTCTTCGGTTTTAAAAAAGCAGCCATAGCGAGTAGCGGTAACGCGGCCGCAGCGCTAGCAGCATATGGTGCCAAAGCCGGGTTAGACGTCTTCGCCTTCGTACCCGACTTCGCCGGCTACGGGAAAATAGCCCAACTATTGTATTACGGGGCAAAAGTCTTCAAGGTAAGGTGGACGGAGGCGGAGGATCCTACTGTTAAAATGATGAGACTTGTCGTTGAGAAATACGGGTTTTACCCGAGCCCTAGCTTCGGAGTATACAACCCGTATCAAATAGAAGGCCCTAAGACGATTTCGATGGAGATAGTTGAGCAATTAGAGTGGAATACTCCGGACCAGGTATTCGTTCCAACTGGGGCTGGTAGCTTACTAACAGGTGTTTACAACGGTTTCAGAGACTTCAACGCGGTTGGACTCATAAATAAATATCCGAAAATGGTTGCTGTTCAACCTGAGGGCAACTACCCCTTGGTCAGGGCTTGGCGGGAAAGACAAGACCCGTTAAATATAAGGCCTTGGGAGAAGCCGCCGGAGACCATAGCCACAGGACTTGAAGACACTTTCCCATGGGATGGAGACGCTGCGTTGAAGGCAATGTATGCGACGAACGGGTATGGAGTGGTTGTCTCGGACGAGGAAATAATCCAAGCCATGAAATTACTTGCAAGCTTAGAGGGTATTTTCGCAGAGCCCAGTGGTGCCGCGGGGCTTGCAGGGCTGGTTAAAGCCGTCAACGAGGGGCTTGTCGATAAGGATGAGACAATAGTTGTCCTAATTACAGGTCACGGCTTGAAGGATCCGGATGTTATCAGGAAGACTGCTGGAGACGCGCCATTGATCAACCCAAGTCTGGAAGAGCTTAAGAAGGCTTCAGAGAACTACTATAAAGTTCGAATCTGA